ttgaccaatatgcacgtttcttccagtttgctcagacgagactgtggctgatattgtcttcctggtcgacggctctgggagtattggaactgagaactttcagcgcgtccgggagttcctccacggtctggtcgacggctttgatgtcgctcccgatcgtgttcgcatcggtatggtgcagtacagcgacactcaacgcacagagttcagtctcaacacccatcagaataaaacagatgttctcgagtacattgacaagctgccttacatgggagggggcacgatgaccggcttggggctggacttcatcctgaagaaccaatttgtggaaagcgcaggaagccgtgccaaagagaaagtgccccagattgctgttgtcatcacagacggccagtcatcggacaacgtcgggccatctgcagagaacctgaagaaacaggggatcaccctttacgccatcggcgtcaaaaatgcagacgagaagcagctgaaggagattgCCAGTGCGCCTCCTGACCAGCACGTGTTCAGTGTCACTGACTTCACCTCTCTTCAGAACATCACTCATGAGATCGTCCAGGAAGTGTGCACCGACGCAAAGGGACCCAAGCCTACCGAGCCTTCTACAGGTAGTCCAGTTCACTTagtatcttaagacagtcatgatgatttgaaggttgtgaaggtgtcttgtcttgcaaatacacaaatacttccccctcagtgtatgaacaaagaataggtacatgcatttccaacacctagcagaaggattttgtgtgtcctacatgaacctcacaaagcgcccgacattagtcaaagtttgtgtgtgagaattgtccacctgattgctttttctgactttgaccaatatgcacgtttcttccagtttgctcagacgagactgtggctgatattgtcttcctggtcgacggctctgggagtattggaactgagaactttcagcgtgtccgggagttcctccacggtctggtcgacggctttgatgtcgctcccgatcgtgttcgcatcggtatggtgcagtacagcgacactcaacgcacagagttcagtctcaacacccatcagaataaaacagatgttctcgagtacattgacaagctgccttacatgggagggggcacgatgaccggcttggggctggacttcatcctgaagaaccaatttgtggaaagcgcaggaagccgtgccaaagagaaagtgccccagattgctgttgtcatcacagacggccagtcatcggacaacgtcgggccatctgcagagaacctgaagaaacaggggatcaccctttacgccatcggcgtcaaaaatgcagacgagaagcagctgaaggagattgCCAGTGCGCCTCCTGACCAGCACGTGTTCAGTGTCACTGACTTCACCTCTCTTCAGAACATCACTCATGAGATCGTCCAGGAAGTGTGCACCGACGCAAAGGGACCCAAGCCTACCGAGCCTTCTACAGGTAGGCCAGTTCACTTagtatcttaagacagtcatgatgatttgaaggttgtgaaggtgtcttgtcttgcaaatacacaaatacttccCCCTCAGTGTATGAACAAAGAATAGGTACATGCATTTTCAACACCTAGCAGAAAGATTTTGTGTGTCCTACATGAACCTCACGAAGCGTCCgacattagtcaaagtttgtgtgtgagaattgtccACCTGATTGCTTTTTCTGACTTTGACGAATATGCACGTTTCTTCCAGTTTGCTCAGACGAGACCGTGGCTGATATTGTCTTCCTGGTCGACAGCTCTGGGAGTATTGGATCTAAGAACTTTCAGCGTGTTAGGGAGTTCCTCCATAGTGTGGTTTACCGGTTCAATGTTGCTCCTGATCGTGTTCGCATCGGTATGGTGCAGTACAACGGCACGCAACGTACAGAGTTCAGTCTCAACACccatcagaataaaacagatATTCTCGAGTACATTGACAAGATGCCATACATGCGTGGGTGCACGATGACTGGCTTGGGGCTGAAATTCATCTTGGAGAAGCTCTTTGTGGAAAGCGCAGGAAGccgtgccaaagagaaagtgcccCAGATTGCTGTTGTCATCACAGACGGCAAGTCAGAAGACAACGTGGAACCATTTGCAGAGAACCTGAAGAAACAGGGGATCACCATTTACACTATCGGCGTCAAAAATGCAGACgagaagcagctgaaggagattgCCAGTGCGCCTCCTGACCAGCATGTGTTCAGTGTCTCCGACTTCACCGCTCTTCAAGGAATCTATCAGAAGATCGTCCAGATGCTGTGCAGTAACATGAGGGCCTAACCCCAGTCCTCTCAGTAAGTGAACTACACTTCCTTTAGAAACCTTTCATAAggtaaactgttttttttaaaagcttaGCAGTTTCTTATCTTGCAAGTAGAAAAAGTGCAATAAAGTTACAATGTAAGCAAGTGAACAgcgattttttttaaaaaaatggaatCTTGGCGCAAATTTCACCTTAGGCCTCAAATATTAGGCCATGGTTTCTGAACTCGGGCACAGATTTTCCAAGTGTTTGgaaaaaatgtatttacatgTTGACTCAAATTTACAAACAAGAAAGTAATGAAACCTCCCAAATACTATGCTCCATTATCTATGTATTATTCGTCCTGTAACCTTTTCTGCACCATGTTCTCTTTTAACAGATAAACAGAAGGAATGCTGAATGACGATCGGAGAGAACTACATTCGAGGCATGTCATGCCAAGGTCTAAGGCGGCCGATGAATATCATGCTTTTCGATTTAActcatttacatttaaattagcatttATTcgcttagcagacgcttttcaGCAAGGTGACTTTCAGCAATAGAATAACATTTAAGCTACAGCTATAGCAACAGAGTAAGATTTAAGCTACAGCGCTGAGGAGACCGTAGCAAGGAATTACCACTGCCAATCATGCAAATCTGTAACAATCTATCAATACtagcaaagatcattaagggcggagcaagatacttcatgagaagccacttcctggaacccgaatcgcaacagggagggggggcaaaatccccctttatgcagagctgttccattgaagtctatgcacatgacacgcatgacacacccccatattgcagaggaagtgatccctgtttgcgcccatagacatgaactacgacgacgtatcttgctccgccttaaggatctttgatactAGTACAAGAGGATTGGAGTGCCTACATTTTAAGTGCTAGTCAAAGTATGGTAAGAGGAGATGTTGTAtaagaggaggtagaggagggaagaggagaggaaggaggtagATGAGGGAGATGAGGGAAGAGCATGGTAAGTGCGTAATACTCCTCATTTGTAACACTGCAATGACATGTATTGCCTTTTTAATTACATGTACTTTATCTATTAATAAACATATCTAGTCATGCATAACACCTTTGTTTTAATCTTCTGATTGCTTTTGTATGTTAAGCTCTATATGGGATCATTTAAAGATTcagaatttgtttgtttgtcaattCAACAGAAACACCCACAAGAAGTACTCAATGAACACATCAACAAACTTAGCCGCATGAACAATGAAACACATGTAGCGAAATATTACTGTTAATTTTAGTTGAGGGTTAGGTGAGGGAAGAGAAAGGTAAGGAAAGAGAACCCATacacaaaaatatataaatttgaaatatattttcataatatattttgaaatatatgtaaatattcaAATGAACATGTCCCCAGACTATTCCTACCCGAACGGCAACTTCTTACGGCTAG
The genomic region above belongs to Sardina pilchardus chromosome 20, fSarPil1.1, whole genome shotgun sequence and contains:
- the LOC134068066 gene encoding collagen alpha-4(VI) chain-like — encoded protein: DIVFLVDGSGSIGTENFQRVREFLHGLVDGFDVAPDRVRIGMVQYSDTQRTEFSLNTHQNKTDVLEYIDKLPYMGGGTMTGLGLDFILKNQFVESAGSRAKEKVPQIAVVITDGQSSDNVGPSAENLKKQNITHEIVQEVCTDAKGPKPTEPSTDEKQLKEIASAPPDQHVFSVTDFTSLQNITHEIVQEVCTDAKGPKPTEPSTVCSDETVADIVFLVDSSGSIGSKNFQRVREFLHSVVYRFNVAPDRVRIGMVQYNGTQRTEFSLNTHQNKTDILEYIDKMPYMRGCTMTGLGLKFILEKLFVESAGSRAKEKVPQIAVVITDGKSEDNVEPFAENLKKQGITIYTIGVKNADEKQLKEIASAPPDQHVFSVSDFTALQGIYQKIVQMLCSNMRA